A genomic region of Mitsuaria sp. 7 contains the following coding sequences:
- a CDS encoding hydrolase: MPKTGLPALLRPEDSIVVLIDHQPYQFANLHSHEPTMITNNVIGLAKGAKVFNVPTILTTVIEERGGYLIKGLQDVFPDQKPINRTFINTWEDPAVTDIVKKSGRKQLILAALWTEICLAMPAIQALGEGYDVFVVTDASGGVSAESHDMAVRRLVQAGAVPITWMAVISEWQRDWARVETAVPLTEVVRDHGGASGIAYAWEVQLLESAAKGSSIPKIAG, encoded by the coding sequence ATGCCCAAGACCGGTCTTCCCGCATTGCTTCGTCCCGAAGACAGCATCGTGGTCCTGATCGACCATCAGCCCTACCAGTTCGCGAACCTGCACAGCCATGAGCCGACGATGATCACGAACAACGTGATCGGCCTGGCGAAGGGCGCCAAGGTCTTCAACGTGCCGACCATCCTGACCACGGTGATCGAGGAGCGCGGCGGCTACCTGATCAAGGGTCTGCAGGACGTGTTCCCGGATCAGAAGCCGATCAACCGGACCTTCATCAACACCTGGGAGGACCCGGCGGTCACCGACATCGTCAAGAAGAGCGGCCGCAAGCAGCTGATCCTCGCGGCGCTGTGGACGGAGATCTGCCTGGCGATGCCGGCCATCCAGGCGCTGGGCGAGGGATACGACGTGTTCGTGGTCACCGACGCCTCCGGCGGCGTGTCGGCGGAGTCCCACGACATGGCGGTGCGCCGGCTCGTGCAGGCGGGCGCCGTGCCCATCACGTGGATGGCGGTGATCTCCGAATGGCAGCGCGACTGGGCGCGCGTGGAGACCGCGGTGCCGCTGACGGAAGTCGTCCGGGACCATGGCGGCGCCTCCGGCATCGCGTACGCCTGGGAAGTCCAGTTGCTGGAGTCGGCCGCGAAGGGCTCCAGCATTCCCAAGATCGCCGGCTGA
- a CDS encoding response regulator transcription factor, whose protein sequence is MTTPIDKPPAVPRQARRDHAFADVVVVHRHPLMRAGIAAALSPALLACDAGGATVPVWSGPVRPRLLVGDHDDALQARLHAPSSDGPDGANDGTNDGAGPRWLIVTATVTGRRVRLAMAAGVTGYVHASCTLEELQQAACAVIAGRRYLCRTAAAAVAEDWPGDALTPREFDVLTMLCTGLDNKSIGLRLGIAPGTIKTHVKTVLHKLNVHSRTQAVIEAMRRDLIDEWRYSSAIDSDCRAQDRTVTSRGGVGNILSHSQATASRPSPRRRLLDSPDGA, encoded by the coding sequence ATGACCACCCCTATCGACAAGCCCCCGGCTGTCCCGCGGCAGGCCCGGCGCGACCATGCGTTCGCGGATGTCGTCGTCGTGCATCGCCATCCGCTCATGCGGGCCGGCATCGCCGCGGCCCTCTCACCGGCCCTGCTGGCCTGCGATGCCGGCGGCGCCACCGTGCCTGTCTGGTCGGGGCCGGTCCGTCCGCGCCTGCTCGTGGGCGATCACGACGATGCCCTGCAGGCGCGGCTTCACGCGCCGAGCTCCGACGGTCCCGACGGCGCCAACGACGGCACCAACGACGGCGCAGGTCCGCGCTGGCTCATCGTCACCGCCACGGTGACGGGCCGGCGGGTGCGGCTGGCCATGGCGGCCGGCGTGACCGGCTACGTCCATGCGTCGTGCACGCTGGAAGAGCTCCAGCAGGCCGCCTGCGCGGTCATCGCGGGTCGTCGCTACCTGTGCCGCACCGCGGCCGCCGCGGTGGCGGAAGACTGGCCCGGCGATGCCTTGACGCCGCGGGAGTTCGACGTGCTCACGATGCTGTGCACCGGTCTGGACAACAAGTCCATCGGATTGCGGCTGGGCATCGCGCCGGGAACGATCAAGACGCATGTGAAGACGGTGCTGCACAAGCTGAACGTGCACAGCAGGACGCAGGCCGTCATCGAGGCCATGCGTCGCGACTTGATCGACGAGTGGCGGTACTCGTCGGCGATCGATTCCGACTGTCGTGCGCAAGATCGGACAGTGACCTCCCGCGGCGGCGTCGGCAACATCCTTTCCCATTCGCAGGCCACGGCAAGCCGCCCATCCCCGCGGCGACGCCTGCTCGATTCCCCCGACGGCGCGTGA
- a CDS encoding alginate export family protein has protein sequence MGARAARRGVLLLSLVAADAALAQFRPLRFDDDFRAQRQSCNEDARKDAHEDGHEAGDGIACWKDRPVSDDLRLSLGGDLRWRYEHAGNPRYGLDRQDKRGVLMQRASVFADLRLDEHWRGFAQLASSITKGRAGGPSPVDEDRLDPTNLFVEWRSAMGQGGVGLRAGVQELQFGSGRAIDAREGPNVRRSFDAVRAYATSGAWRVDAFTAAPRQNRPGSFDDARSTTQRLRGLYATRTGSVTSWDVYALHLDDAAARYVQGVAHERRWSLGTRVFGGRQAGDWHWDWNWEGAVQGGRFGDADIRAWSLATDTGYTFDGVAGQPRVGLLLAVASGDKDPHDDRLGTLNPFYPRGNYFGDEATLGPRNFLNIHPALSFKVAPQVQLNASLDFFWRHSTRDGVYAPNGLLFRAAGDSRARYVATIASLGATWTMAPGWSSTAVVAYAQPGAFLRETGAGEVLSFLSLSAQYRF, from the coding sequence GTGGGCGCGCGCGCGGCGCGGCGCGGTGTGCTGCTGCTGTCGCTGGTGGCGGCTGATGCGGCGCTCGCGCAGTTCCGTCCCTTGCGGTTCGACGACGACTTCCGCGCCCAGCGCCAGTCCTGCAATGAGGACGCGCGCAAGGACGCGCACGAGGACGGGCACGAGGCCGGCGACGGCATCGCCTGCTGGAAGGACCGCCCGGTCAGCGACGACCTGCGCCTGAGCCTCGGCGGCGACCTGCGCTGGCGCTACGAGCACGCCGGCAATCCGCGCTACGGGCTGGATCGCCAGGACAAGCGTGGGGTGCTGATGCAGCGTGCTTCCGTCTTCGCCGATCTGCGCCTGGACGAGCATTGGCGCGGCTTCGCGCAACTGGCGAGCTCGATCACCAAGGGCCGTGCGGGAGGTCCGTCGCCGGTGGACGAGGATCGGCTGGATCCGACCAACCTGTTCGTCGAATGGCGATCGGCGATGGGGCAGGGCGGCGTCGGCTTGCGTGCCGGCGTCCAGGAACTGCAGTTCGGCTCGGGGCGCGCCATCGACGCCCGCGAGGGCCCGAACGTGCGGCGCAGTTTCGACGCCGTGCGCGCCTATGCCACCAGCGGCGCCTGGCGTGTCGATGCCTTCACGGCGGCGCCGCGGCAGAACCGCCCGGGCAGCTTCGATGACGCCCGTTCGACGACCCAGAGGCTGCGCGGTCTCTATGCGACGCGCACCGGCAGCGTCACCTCCTGGGACGTCTATGCGCTGCATCTCGACGACGCCGCGGCCCGCTACGTCCAGGGCGTGGCGCACGAACGCCGCTGGTCGCTCGGCACGCGCGTGTTCGGCGGCCGCCAGGCCGGGGACTGGCACTGGGATTGGAACTGGGAGGGCGCCGTGCAGGGCGGGCGCTTCGGCGATGCAGACATCCGCGCCTGGTCGCTCGCCACGGACACCGGCTACACCTTCGATGGCGTGGCCGGCCAGCCGAGGGTGGGGCTGCTCCTCGCCGTCGCCAGCGGCGACAAGGATCCCCACGACGACCGCCTCGGCACCCTCAATCCGTTCTATCCGCGCGGCAACTACTTCGGCGATGAAGCGACGCTCGGGCCTCGCAACTTCCTCAACATCCACCCGGCGCTGAGCTTCAAGGTCGCACCGCAGGTCCAGCTGAACGCCAGCCTCGATTTCTTCTGGCGTCACAGCACCCGCGATGGCGTGTACGCGCCCAACGGCCTGCTGTTCCGCGCCGCGGGCGACAGTCGCGCCCGCTATGTGGCGACCATCGCCTCGCTGGGAGCCACCTGGACGATGGCGCCGGGCTGGTCCTCGACCGCGGTCGTCGCCTACGCACAGCCGGGTGCATTCCTGCGCGAGACCGGCGCCGGCGAGGTGTTGAGCTTCCTCAGCCTCAGTGCGCAGTACCGGTTCTGA